The Herbiconiux sp. SALV-R1 nucleotide sequence GCCGTCGAGGCCGCGGTGTCCGCCCGGGAACTCCTTCTCGATGCCGCGCAGCTCTACCCGCGAGCCGGTGGCGGCGGGGGTGGTGGAGGCGGGGGCCGAGGTGTCGGGGCGGTCGATCGAGATCGTCATGCTCTCGCTTTCTGTGAGGAGGTGGGGATGCGGCCGCGGCGACTCGCCGACGCGTCACGGCGCCTGGCCGACGGGCCACGCCTCGATGAGGGGCCGGGACCGCGGGCACCGATGAAGCCGATGGCGAGCAGCAGCACGAACGCGAACACGAGCGCCAGCACCGCGAAGATGATCGACACGAACGGATCGGCCTTGCTCACGATGACGAGCGCCGTCTGCAGGTTCACCCGGTTGAGCAGCGCGGCGATGGTGTACTCGCCGAGCACCACGGCCACCGAGATGAACGACGCGGCGAGAAGTCCGCGCCGGATGTTGGGCACCACGACCCGCAGCAGGATGGTGGGCCAGCCCGCACCGAGCGTGCGCGCCGCCTCGCTGAGCGTGACCACGTCGACGGCCTGCAGGTTGGTCTGGATGGCGCGGTAGGCGTAGGGCAGCACGATGACGCCGTAGGCGAAGGCGAGCGGCCACACCCCCGAGCCGAACAGGCGCGCCACCACCGAGTAGACCGGCGCGAGCCCCACCACGAGCACGATGGCCGGGATCGTGATGGGCAGCAGGCAGACGAACTCGAGCATGCGCTGCAGCTGGGGGAAACGGATGCGCACCAGCACCATCGTGGGCACCAGCAGCACCAGCATGATCGCCACCGTGACCACGGCGAGCAGCAGCGAGTTGGTGAGCCCGGTGAGGATCGGCTTGTACTCCCCCGTCAGCCCCGTGCTGAACACCGCGGCCCATCGGCTGAGGTCGTAACCGCCCTCGAGGCCCCGCCGCATGGTGAACTCGAGCATCGCGACGATCGGCACCAGGAAGAGCCCGCCGATGACGGCGACGATCAGCCAGCGGGTGACGCGGCTCGGCCCCGGGTGCACCGACCCGGCGCTCACCGCTGCCACCTCGCGGCACGTCGCATGAGCAGGGAGTAGAGGGCCATCACGACCACCATCACGACGATCATGCCGAGGGCGAGCGCCCCGGCGAGGTTCTCGCGCCCGAGCACGGTCTCACTGGTGAGCGCGCCGCGGATCTGCAGCGGCACGATCTGCGATCCCTGGCTGGTGAGCGCCGCCGCCGTCGCGAACGACGAGAACGCGTTGGCGAACAGCAGCAGCAGGCAGCCCACGAAGGAGGGCAGCAGCACCGGGGCGCCGATGTAGCGCCAGTAGCCCGCGCCGCTGCCGCCGAGCATCGCGTTGGCCTCGGCCCACTGCGGTTTCAGCCCCTCGAGGGCGGGCAGGAAGGTGATGATCATGAGCGGAACCTGGAAGTAGATGTAGGGCAGGATGAGCCCGGGCGCCTCGTAGAGCCAGACGCCATTCGCGAAGATGTCGATGCCCACCGTGTCGCGCAGGAAGATCGTGATCATGCCCTGGATGCCGATGGTCGCCACGAAGGCGAAGGCGAGCATCACGCCGCCGAACTGGGCGAGCACGCCGCTCGCCGCATCCACCACCGAGCGCAGGATGCCGGTGGGCTTGGCGCCGATGAGCGCGTAGCAGAATAGGGCGCCCAGCACGGCACCGACCGCCGCGGTGAGGGCGGAGAGCCAGAGCGAGTTGCCGAAGGTGCTGAGGATGACCGGGTCGCCGAGGGCGGCGATGTTGTCGAGGGTGAACGCGCCGTCTCCGTCGACGAACCCGGTGACCAGGGCGATCACCGTGGGCAGCGCGAGGAACAGCACGATGTAGGCGGTGAAGGGCACGAGCCCCAGCATGCTGCCGTTCAGGAGCGTGCGGGCCCGCGCCCGGGAGCCCCGGGCAGGCGCGGTGGCCTGCCCGGGGCTCAGGGCGACGGTGTCGGTCACTGGACGGCGGCCGCCCACGTCGTGCCGAGCAGCTCGGCCGCGGCGGCGGCCTGGTCGGCGTCGGGCACGACGGTCTCGCCGTCGATCACGGGAAGCGCGTTGTAGAGCTCCTCGTCAATGGTGCCGGCCTCGGCCATGGCCTCGGCGCGCACCGGGCGGGCGCCGCCCGCGAGCCAGAGGTTCTGCGCCTCGTCGCTGTAGAGGAACTCCTGCCAGAGGCGCGCGGCGGCGGGGTGCGGCGCGTCGACGTTCACGGCCTGGTTGTAGTAGCCGGCGTAGCCGGTGCCGGGGAGCACCGTCACCTCCCAGTTGCGCTGACCCTCGAGGTCGGTGCCGTAGCCCACGTTGAGGTAGTCCCAGTCGAGCACGACGGGGGTCTCGCCCGAGGCGATGGTGGCGGGGGTCGGGTCGATCTTCAGGAAGTTGCCCGCCTTGTTGAGCTCGGAGAAGAAGTCGATGCCGGGCTGGAAGTCGTCGACCGACCCGCCGTTCTGCACGGCCGCCATGCCGACCGCGGCGAACGCGGCGCCGGCCTGGGTCGGGTCGCCGTTGATGGCGACCTTGCCCTTGTAGGCGTCGCCCAGCAGGTCTTTCAGGCTCGTGGGCTCGGGAACGGCGTCGGGGTCGTAGCCGATGGCCATGTAGCCGCCGTAGTCGCCCACCCAGAGGCCCGACTGCTCCTTGAGCGCATCCGGGATGTCGTCCCAGGTCGCCACCTGGTAGGGCGCGAACTGGTCGGTGTTGGCGAGCGCCACGGCGGCGCCCACGTCGAAGACGTCGGGGGCGGTGTCCTGGCCGGCGAGGCTCTGCGCGGCCTGGATCTCCTCGGCGCTCGACGCGTCGGGGGTGGCCTCGTTGATGGTGATCTCGGGGTACTTCTCGGCGAAGGCGTCGAGCACGGCGCCGTAGTTCGCCCAGTCGCGCGGCAGCGCGATGACGTTGAGGGCGCCCTCGGCCTTGGCGGCCTCCTCGAGCCCGGCGAGGCCGCCGAAGGCCTCGAGGTTCGTGGCGGTGGCGGCGTCGACGCCGGAGGCGCCGGTCGAGGATGCGGTGGCGTCTGACGAGCATCCGCCGAGTGCGAGGGCAAGGGCTGCGGCGACGGCGGTACCGGCGATCGCGAGGCGCTTGGTGTGCAAGGGAGTTCCTCCATCGTGCGGCCCGTGGCCGCCCGCGCTGTGTGCGGGCTGTTCTGTGCCGTCGGGCCGACTCCTGCACGGTAGGGGCGGCGGGAGACGCGTCGCCGACGGGGCTGTGAACCGCGGATGAACGACCGGTGTCTGCGGTGGCCGGCCCGCGCATCCGTTCGCTGCCGGTGCCGATGTCGCTGCCGGTGTCGGTGGCGCTCGGTAGGCTCGCCTCGATGGTCGAGACGATTTCTCCCGCGCTGGCGCGGCGTGTGGCACTGGCGGCGCAGGGCTTCGGCAGGGTTCCGGATGCACGGCCCGGCACCCGGCAGTTCAACCTGCTGTTGAGGCGGCTGGGGTTGCTGCAGATCGACTCGGTGAACGTGTACGAACGCAGCCACTACCAGCCGGTGTTCGCCCGGCTAGGCGGGTACGACAAGGCGCTGCTCGATCGGCTCACCTACGGCAAGGGTGTGACGGAGTACTGGGCGCACGAAGCATCCTTCCTCCCCGTCGAGACGCTTCCGCTGATGGACTGGCGGAAGGCCCACTACCGGGAGTGGTACCGCACGCATCCGGAGTCGTGGGGCGCCTCGAACGAGAAGACGATCGAGTGGCTGCGGGCCGAGCTCGCCGAGAAGGGCCCGCTGCGGGCGAGCGAGATCGAGCACGAGTCGAACGTGCGGCAGGGCCCGTGGTGGGGCTGGTCAGACGTGAAGCGCGGGCTCGAGACGATGTTCCGGCAGGGTGACGTGGTGTCGGCGGGGCGCACGCGCTTCGAACGCGTCTACGCGCTGCCCGAGCAGGTGCTGCCGGCCGAGGTGCTGAACGCCTCGGTGTCGCGCGACGACGCGATCGCCGAGCTGATGTCGATCTCGGCCCGGGCGCACGGCATCGGCACGCTCACCGACCTCGCCGACTACTTCCGGCTGAAGCGGGTCGACGCGCAGCCCGCCATCGACCGGCTCGTCGAGTCGGGTGAGCTGCTGCCCGTCACGGTGCCGGGCTGGGGGAAGCCCGCCTGGCTGCACCGCGACGCCCGCCTCCCCCGGCGGCTGGAGGCGGCGGCGCTGCTGTCGCCGTTCGACCCCGTCGTGTGGGAGCGGGCGCGAGCCCTCCGACTGTTCGACTTCCACTACCGCATCGAGATCTACACGCCCGCGCCCAAGCGCGTCTTCGGCTACTACGTGCTGCCCGTGCTGATCGACGACCGCATCCCCGCCCGCCTCGACCTCAAGAGCGACCGCCAGGCCGGCGTGCTCCGCGTGCAGTCCGCCTGGGCCGAACCGGGCCTCGTGCCCGACGACATCCCCCGCATCGCCGACCTCCTCCGCTCCGCCGCCGCGTGGCAGGGCCTTCCCGGCGACATCCTCGTCGCCGACCGCGGCACCCTCGCCCCGGCGCTCCGCGCCGAGCTGAGCTGAGCTGGCTGCGAGGCGCTGGCTGCGGCCGGGGCCGTGCTGCGCGCGGCTCCGGCCGGTCGCGCCGGTCCTCGCCCGGCGCGACGCGACATGTGAGTGCGCGGTCGCTGACGCGGCCACGCACTCACCTTGGGTCGTCGACAAGGGCCTGTTGCGTTGAACCCCGTCCCTCGCGCTCGCTCCCGAGCGCCGGGGAGTTAGTCGCGCAAATGGTCGCCATTCCTCGATCTGGGAGCACTTTCTGCGACTAACGTGCGCTGTGGCCCACCCGAGATGGCCGCGCGGGGGCCGGAACGGGGATGAAGGCTGCGGGCCGCTCCCAGACGACCCAGGGTGAGTGCGTGGCCGCGTCAGCGACCGCGTGCTCACATGCCGCGGCGCGCCGCAGAAGCGGCGGCGCGCCCCGGCGGAGCCGCGCACAGCACGGCCCCGCCGGCAGCTAGAACGAGCCGCCCATTTTGTGGAGGCGTTCTACGCGGTCGGGGATGGGTGGGTGGGTGCTGAAGAGGCGGTCGATGATGCCGGGCTTGTTGGGGTCGGCGATCCACATGTGCGACATGGAGGTCGACTGGCGCTGCATGGGGCGGCCGTACGCGGCGAGCTTCTCGAGGGCGCTGGCGAGGGCTTCGGGGTGGCGGGTGGTGAGGGCGCCGGTGGCGTCGGCGAGGTACTCGCGCTGGCGGGAGACGGCGAGCTGCACGACGGTGGCGACGAGCGGCGCCACCAGGATGGCGACGAGTCCGAAGACCATGACGATCGGGTTGGAGTTGTTGTTGTTGCGGCCGAAGAACGCCATGCGCAGGAACATGTCGGCGATGAAGCCGACGGCGACGACGAGCCCGAACACGATCATCGACACCCGGATGTCGTAGTTGCGCACGTGCCCGATCTCGTGGGCCATGACGCCCTCGAGCTCCGCGTCGTCCATGATGGCGAGCAGTCCCGTCGTGGCGGCGACCACAGCGTGCTCGGGGTCGCGCCCCGTGGCGAAGGCGTTCGGCGCGGGGTCGTCGATGATGTAGACCTTCGGCATCGGCGTGCCGGTGGTGATGGAGAGGTTCTCGACCACCCGGTACAGCCTCGGGTTGTCGCGCTTCTCGATCTGCCGGGCGCCGCTCATCGCGAGCGCCTGACCTGAGGCCGCGAAGTACTGGATGAGCGCGTAGCCGATCGACACCACGACCGTGATGATGACGATCGACAGGTTGCCGTAGATGTAGCTGGCCAGGTACCCGAGCCCGCCGATGATGACGAGGAACAGGATGATGATGAAGACCGTGTTGCGCTTGTTCTTCGCTATAGCGGAATACATGGAACCCTAGTCAGGCGGGCGACGCGTCAGAACTGCACGCGCGGCGGCTCGGCGATGGCCGCGACGTCGGACACCTCGAAGAACTCGCGCTCGGAGAAGCCGAGCTGGCGCGCGAAGACGTTGTTCGGGAAGACCTTGATCTTGGTGTTGAGCTCGCGCACACCGCCGTTGTAGAACCGGCGTGACGCCTGCACCTTGTCTTCGGTGTCGACGATCTCGGCCTGCAGCTGCAGGAAGTTCTGGCTGGCCTGGAGCTGCGGGTAGGCTTCGGCGACCGCGAAGATCGACTTCAGCGCGTTCTGCATGTGGTTCTCGGCGACGGATGCTTCGGCCGGCCCCTGCGCGGAGAGCGTCTCGGCACGCGCCTTGGTGACGTTCTCGAACACGGCCTTCTCGTGCGCCGCGTAGCCCTTCACCGATTCGATGAGGTTGGGCAGCAGGTCGGCACGACGCTTCAGCTGAACGGTGATGTCGCTCCAGGCCTCGTCGACACGCACGTTCAGCGTGACCAGCGAGTTGTAGGTCGCCCAGAGGTAGATGCCGATGATCGCAACGATCACGACGACGATGATTACCGGGATCAGCCATTCCATGGCTCAACTATATCGAGTGACGCTCACGCGGTCACGAGCCGCGGGCAGCCTCACAGCAAGCGGCTCTCGACACCTGTCAGCGCGACTCGGCGAGCAGCCGCACCCAGCGGTAGGAGTCTTTCGGGGTGCGGGTGAAGTCGCCGAAGTCGACGTGCACGAGACCGAACCGCTGGCTGTATCCGGCCGCCCACTCGAAGTTGTCGAGCAGCGACCACACGTAGTAGCCGACGACCTCGAGCGAGGAGGCCGAGGAGCCCGAACCCGCCGCCCCCACGAGCGCCTCGAGGTGCCGCGCCAGGTAGTCGATGCGCGACCCGTCGTGCACCTGCGCCTCACCGGTCTCCGGATGCAGTTCCACCGCATCCGGAAAGCTCGCCCCGTTCTCGGTGACGATCACGGGCGGCAGCAGCGAGCCGTAGCGCTCCCCCAGCTCCGCGAGCGCCGTGGCGAAGAACTCGGGCGCGATCGGCCAGCCGAAGCCGGTCCGCGGGTACTCGGGCCAGTCGGCGAGGTGGAACGGCAGCGACGCCATGGCCGACGAGGCACCGTCGGGGGTCGCCGCCGAGCCTGACCCGGCGGCGATTCGCGTCGGCATGTAGTAGTTGAGGCCGTAGAAGTCGAGCGGCTGGGCGATGAGCGCGAGGTCGGCCGGGTCGACCTCGGCGAGCGCCGTGAACAGCGCCTCGAAGCCCTCGGGCGGCTGCGGGTAGTGCCCGAGCAGCACCGGGTCGGCGAAGACCCGGTTGTGCAGCACGTCGAAGAGCGCCGCGAAGACCCCGTCGGCCTCGGCCGAGGGTCCGGAGTCGGTGGCGGGCACGACGGGCGAGTGCACGTTCACGATGCCGACCCCGCCGCGCACCCCCGCGGCCCGGAGCGCCTGCACCCCGAGGCCGTGGGCGAGGAGCTGGTGGTGCGCCGCCGGCAGCGCGTTGAACAGCCGCGCGGCTCCCGGGGCGTGCAATCCCAGCGCGTAGCCCTCGAGAGTGACCGTCGCCGGCTCGTTGATCGTCGCCCACTGGGTCACCCGGTCGCCGAAGCGCTCCCCCATCGCGTGCGCGAAGTCGCCGAAGCGCAGCGCGGTGTCGCGCGCGAACCAGCCGCCGGCGAGCGCCGCGGGCGTGTCCCAGTGGTAGAGGGTGGCGAGCGAGCGGATGCCCGCGGTCTC carries:
- a CDS encoding ABC transporter substrate-binding protein; translated protein: MHTKRLAIAGTAVAAALALALGGCSSDATASSTGASGVDAATATNLEAFGGLAGLEEAAKAEGALNVIALPRDWANYGAVLDAFAEKYPEITINEATPDASSAEEIQAAQSLAGQDTAPDVFDVGAAVALANTDQFAPYQVATWDDIPDALKEQSGLWVGDYGGYMAIGYDPDAVPEPTSLKDLLGDAYKGKVAINGDPTQAGAAFAAVGMAAVQNGGSVDDFQPGIDFFSELNKAGNFLKIDPTPATIASGETPVVLDWDYLNVGYGTDLEGQRNWEVTVLPGTGYAGYYNQAVNVDAPHPAAARLWQEFLYSDEAQNLWLAGGARPVRAEAMAEAGTIDEELYNALPVIDGETVVPDADQAAAAAELLGTTWAAAVQ
- a CDS encoding ABC transporter permease, with the protein product MSAGSVHPGPSRVTRWLIVAVIGGLFLVPIVAMLEFTMRRGLEGGYDLSRWAAVFSTGLTGEYKPILTGLTNSLLLAVVTVAIMLVLLVPTMVLVRIRFPQLQRMLEFVCLLPITIPAIVLVVGLAPVYSVVARLFGSGVWPLAFAYGVIVLPYAYRAIQTNLQAVDVVTLSEAARTLGAGWPTILLRVVVPNIRRGLLAASFISVAVVLGEYTIAALLNRVNLQTALVIVSKADPFVSIIFAVLALVFAFVLLLAIGFIGARGPGPSSRRGPSARRRDASASRRGRIPTSSQKARA
- a CDS encoding winged helix-turn-helix domain-containing protein — protein: MVETISPALARRVALAAQGFGRVPDARPGTRQFNLLLRRLGLLQIDSVNVYERSHYQPVFARLGGYDKALLDRLTYGKGVTEYWAHEASFLPVETLPLMDWRKAHYREWYRTHPESWGASNEKTIEWLRAELAEKGPLRASEIEHESNVRQGPWWGWSDVKRGLETMFRQGDVVSAGRTRFERVYALPEQVLPAEVLNASVSRDDAIAELMSISARAHGIGTLTDLADYFRLKRVDAQPAIDRLVESGELLPVTVPGWGKPAWLHRDARLPRRLEAAALLSPFDPVVWERARALRLFDFHYRIEIYTPAPKRVFGYYVLPVLIDDRIPARLDLKSDRQAGVLRVQSAWAEPGLVPDDIPRIADLLRSAAAWQGLPGDILVADRGTLAPALRAELS
- a CDS encoding M48 family metallopeptidase; this translates as MYSAIAKNKRNTVFIIILFLVIIGGLGYLASYIYGNLSIVIITVVVSIGYALIQYFAASGQALAMSGARQIEKRDNPRLYRVVENLSITTGTPMPKVYIIDDPAPNAFATGRDPEHAVVAATTGLLAIMDDAELEGVMAHEIGHVRNYDIRVSMIVFGLVVAVGFIADMFLRMAFFGRNNNNSNPIVMVFGLVAILVAPLVATVVQLAVSRQREYLADATGALTTRHPEALASALEKLAAYGRPMQRQSTSMSHMWIADPNKPGIIDRLFSTHPPIPDRVERLHKMGGSF
- a CDS encoding LemA family protein; amino-acid sequence: MEWLIPVIIVVVIVAIIGIYLWATYNSLVTLNVRVDEAWSDITVQLKRRADLLPNLIESVKGYAAHEKAVFENVTKARAETLSAQGPAEASVAENHMQNALKSIFAVAEAYPQLQASQNFLQLQAEIVDTEDKVQASRRFYNGGVRELNTKIKVFPNNVFARQLGFSEREFFEVSDVAAIAEPPRVQF
- a CDS encoding glycoside hydrolase family 1 protein produces the protein MAGTDARPGAMSPEERRERARDLGARLPEGFTLGVATSAFQIEGATREGGRGESAWDAFTAQPGRILGGATADRATDHYHRVPEDVALMRDLGVDSYRFSFAWPRLQPEGKGALRREGVDFYERLLDELETAGIRSLATLYHWDTPAALAGGWFARDTALRFGDFAHAMGERFGDRVTQWATINEPATVTLEGYALGLHAPGAARLFNALPAAHHQLLAHGLGVQALRAAGVRGGVGIVNVHSPVVPATDSGPSAEADGVFAALFDVLHNRVFADPVLLGHYPQPPEGFEALFTALAEVDPADLALIAQPLDFYGLNYYMPTRIAAGSGSAATPDGASSAMASLPFHLADWPEYPRTGFGWPIAPEFFATALAELGERYGSLLPPVIVTENGASFPDAVELHPETGEAQVHDGSRIDYLARHLEALVGAAGSGSSASSLEVVGYYVWSLLDNFEWAAGYSQRFGLVHVDFGDFTRTPKDSYRWVRLLAESR
- a CDS encoding ABC transporter permease, whose translation is MTDTVALSPGQATAPARGSRARARTLLNGSMLGLVPFTAYIVLFLALPTVIALVTGFVDGDGAFTLDNIAALGDPVILSTFGNSLWLSALTAAVGAVLGALFCYALIGAKPTGILRSVVDAASGVLAQFGGVMLAFAFVATIGIQGMITIFLRDTVGIDIFANGVWLYEAPGLILPYIYFQVPLMIITFLPALEGLKPQWAEANAMLGGSGAGYWRYIGAPVLLPSFVGCLLLLFANAFSSFATAAALTSQGSQIVPLQIRGALTSETVLGRENLAGALALGMIVVMVVVMALYSLLMRRAARWQR